In the Rhodothermales bacterium genome, CTTAAAGGTACGTAAAATCAAGAAAAACAGCACTAGTGAGGCATTTCGGACCTCATGCTTCTCCAGGCACCAAGAATTGTTCCAACAGTCGCCTCGCGCGGTCCGGATAGTCAGTGATAATCCCGTCGACGCCCAGCCGGACGGCCCTGGATATGTCCGCGTCGGTGTTGGTCGTCCAGGGTATGACCAGCATTCCTCGTCGATGTGCGCTCCGTACCAATCTTGTCGACAGCGAACGATGGTCAGGACTGTAGATTTGCGGGACAAAGCCCAGGCGCTTCAGCTTCAATGAGATGAACCTCGCCGACCACCTGCTCACGAGGAGCGATGTGTTCCATGCCGGGTTAATTCGTCGGGCCGCACGCAGCGTTCTGCCGTCGAACGACTGGATGGTCGATCGGCCCAGCACGTGCTGCTCCTCGAGGACCGCGTACAGCAGGCCGGCAAAGACCGATGGTTCCGGATGAAGATCACCCTCCCAGCCGCGACGTGATTTGGTCTCGATGTTGTATCGAACCGGTTCGCGTTCCAGCGTAACCGTCAGCTCCTCAGCCATGACGATCACGTCACGCAGCAGCGGCTTCACGGCCGGCTGTGATTGCTGCTCAGGAAAATCCACATGGCGACGGGAGCCGCAATCGAACCGTGCAATCTCGTCGTAAGTCATCGAATAGATCTTCAGCGACCGTTCTTCTTCGTCAGTCACCGGGGAACCGTCCGGCTTCGAACAGAACTTCGACGAGAACCACGGTTCGTGAGAAACGACCACCTGGTTATCTGCCGAGATGACGACATCCAGTTCCAGGGTTTTTACGCCGAGCTCGATGGCACGCCTGAAAGCGGGAAGCGTGTTTTCCGGGACGAGGCCACGGGCGCCGCGATGGCCCTGAAGATCAAAGTCTTTCCGAATCACTCGTACACCAGGATCTGCCCCGCGAACGGGGTAACCGGCCAAACTGACTCATCCGGCTAACTCAACATCCCACGCCCTGGCAAGTTCGGCGATGATCGCTTTCTCTTCGACAAGCACCACGTCGTCCGCCCGCGCGATATACTCCAGGTCCGCGAGGATCGCGGCCCGCTGGTTCACGGGAACGCTGGCCTTGAGCCTTACAACAGCATCGCGCATGATAGAACGTTCGCGATCCTCCGCGTACGACCGAAGAGCCTCCTCCACGATGGCGCCGACGTCGTCGGGAATTGCTGCCGGGAGCCACTCGGCCACCTTGCGACCGATTGCATCCAGTTCGTTGTGGTCGAGATCATCATCCGACTGGTGGGCGAGCGCGATGTAGACAATAGCCAGATCGTGGAGCGCCGTCCACTCGCCATCGGACAGGTGCGAATCCATGACACTCCAGAGACGGACCCGTTCTCCGTCCGCAGGATGCAGATCCCAGCGCCGCGCCACCGCGCTGACGAATCGTCCCTCTTCGTGGTGATACCAGTCATCGTGAAGAGCCAGCGCGACCAGATCGTGCAAAAACTGACGAAGCAAATCCGGTTCGAATCGCACACCCAGTTCGCGGACTGCTTCTCCGAGCACTCGGGTGCCCTCTCCATTGGCCAGATCGCTGGATACTTCCCTGATCAGCGTATCGACGAAATCAGTCGACACCAGACTTCCGGTGCGCTCCATGACCCGATCGCGAATGGCCCTCTCATAGTCGTCGCCGACCTCCTCCGACGACCGATGCGCCAGAGCGAGATATACCGTCGTCAGCCATCGGGCCGTCTGTGCCGGCGAAACGGGAGCCATCTGCTCAGCTGTCATGGTTCTACTCAACACTTTGACTGCCGCAAACCGTTCGCGTTACGAACGTTGGACGGCAGTGTGCCTGCGAAACGAAATCTAACCAATAATGGACGACGGACTGAGGACATTTTCAGTTGTAGCATCGTTCAAGGCTCTAATTTCAGGTATCGTCGCAATAATCGCATGGACAAGTACACGGTTGTCATCATTCTAACAGCCGTCGGCTTCTTCGGGCTGGCAGCCCTTCTTCTTGTTCCGATCTGGCGGTTTCTCAACAGCGAGCAGAAGCGAGGCGATGAGTGGACGAAGCATCTTCGCAAGACGCAATCGGGCGTGATGGATGACATGTCGTCCGACGTCCCCCCGGACCAGGACGGCCTCAAGAATTCAGAGGCGCACGATAACGAGCGGAGCTAGGCTTTCAAGCTTTTTTGGTCCGATCCCGGAGACGTTCTCAAGGTCACTGACCCTGCGAAAGGGACCGTGCCGACGGCGATACTCGACGATCCTTTCGGCAAGACGAGGTCCGATCCCCGGAAGCCGGGTCAGCTCCACCAGCGATGCACGGTTCACATCGATCCGATTGTCCTGCGGCGACTCACCGCCTGACTCAACCACGGTGTGCGTCGAGTCCGGCTCCGCGTACGTGGAGTCTGCCACCGCAGCCGAGTCTGCACGAGGGATGATGATCGTGTCGGGCTCTATCGTAGCGCTGGACAACGCAAAGAAGAGGCTGTCCCGTTCGTGATAGTATTCGTCGTCGAACACAGGCCGGTCCATCAGGAACTGCCGGGCGACCTGGCCGACCAGCAACAGGGTCAGGGCAACCACTATCGCCACAAACTCGTTGTGCGTCATCGAGAGCCGGTGTTGCAGACGAAATACCCAGCGTGGGATGTGCCTCGGACTCACGTTCGTGCGGTGTGTTTACTACCTGACACCCGAATGGCCAAAAGCGTAACTTCTGCGACAAGCCACACCTGCCGTGATCTTAAGAACCGAAGCCATCGTCCTACGAAGCATGCGATACGGCGAGTCCAGCCGAATCGCCACGCTGTTCACACGCGAGAAGGGAAAGCTCTCCGTGATCGCGAGGGGTGCACGCCGAACGAAGAGTCGGTTCGGTTCCGCGCTCATGCCGATGTCGTATATCGAATCGGTCATCTACGTCAAGCCGGGGCGCTCGCTGCAGACGCTGTCAGAGACGTCTCATCTGTTGCGATTTCCGAGCCTGGCGCGCGACCTTTCGAAGATCTCAACAGGGCTCCGCATCGTCGAACTGCTCGGAGCGGTTGTGCAGGAGGAGGAAAGAAATCCGGGACTGTTTAACCTGGCGCTTCACACGTTGCAGCGCTTGAGTCTGGCCACGCGGTACACGGAGAATCTGGCGCTGCATTTCGAACTGAAGCTGGCCACCGAGCTCGGATTCGCACCCCTCATCGACCGCGACTCCGTCGAATCGATCGAAGGCTCCGGAGGATATCTGGCGGTCGATCGCGGAACTATTGCGGTCGGAAGCGAGGGGCACCACGCTGTGCGCGGATCCCGTAAGGCCTTGCGCGCCTTTGCGATACTTGCCGCCTCCGATCTCGACACGGCGATGCGCCTGACGCTTGATGCTCCAACGCGACGCGATCTCGAATCGCTTGTCGAAACGTTCATGCGATATCATCTCGAAGATGCGTATCCGGACCGGAGCAAACGCGTGATGGGACAGATAGCGATCTGAACGCCGCGCTTGACCCGCCGAGCAACGTGTGTTACATTTGTTACATGTGATACACATAGGTGCCCATCGACCATGAGCCGCCGCAGCCTTACCCCCAAGCAGCGCGATTTCCTCGGCTACGTCCGATCGTTCTTGAAACGAAACGGAGAATGGCCGACGTATCGCGACATCATCGACCACTTCGACTTCCGGTCGCCGAACAGCGTCACACAGAACCTGCAGGCTCTCTTCAAGAAGGGATACCTGAAACGTGACGAGTTTGGCTACGAACTCGTGGATCGGGATCCCGGTCCGTTCGCCGGAGCGATACAGATCCGCGGAGTCATCACCGCGGGCGTTCTACAGGAAGCCGTGGAGGCCGACCTGGGCCAAATCACGCTTGAGACCCTCTTCCCCAACCTCGACCGCATCTTTGCCATCCGCGTGTCAGGCGATTCAATGATCGGAGCGGACATCCAGAACGGCGACTACGTCCTCCTGGTCGACGAGGATATCAAAGACGGCGGCATTGGCGCCGTGATGTATAACGGCGAGACCTCTCTCAAGTACATCCACCGAGAGCGTGACGGGCTGAGGCTGGAATCGGCCAATGATGAATACGGCGACATCTACATCAACCCGGACGTGTTCGAGGAAGTCAGGATCCTGGGTCGCTACGTCGGGCACGTAAACCAAGCGGGCATTTTCAGGGAGCCAGGGAAGATGTCGACGCGAGCGGCGTGACCGCAACGGGGTGCGCATGAGTGTGCTCGTGGAAGATGTGACGTCCGCGGGGTATGTTTGAAGTTCTCGATCGAGCCGTTTCAAACATCCATTGTGCGTGATCATTGTTCTGGATCCGAACCGCGATACTCGGCGCGACGCTCTTCACAGCGTTACCTGTATCGGCGCCCGCACAACCTTTCTCGTGGGACAACGCGGTCATCTATTTCGTGATGACCGATCGGTTTTCGAATGGCGACACGGCCAACGATCACGCCTATGATCGCGGACTGGATTCGGCCGGCAACGTCATCCATTCCGATTCGCCCGGGCGCTTCTTCGGCGGCGATCTGAAAGGCCTGACCGACAGGGTGATTGAAGGGTACTTCAACGACCTCGGTGTCAACGTGATCTGGATCACGAGCCCGCTCGAACAGGTGCGGGGATGGGTGGGCGGCGAAACCGGTGCTTTTCCGGCCTACGCATACCACGGGTACTGGCCGCTGGATTTCACACGGATCGATCGCAACGTTGGGACGGAGTCCGACTTGAAGGCTCTCGTAACGGCATGTCATGAACGCGGAATCCGGATCCTGATGGATGTCGTGCTGAATCACGCCGGATACAACACGTTGCGAGACATGCATGAACAGGGATTTGGCTCCCTCGGAACGGGATGGGAGGACTGGACTCCCGGCCCAGGCGAGGATTGGACCGCGTACCACAATCGCTTTATCGACTACCGCGACTCGACCGCGTGGTCGTCATGGTGGAGCGGTGACTGGATGCGCGCCGACATCAGCGGCTATCCGCGGTGCGGCGCCACCAACGAGACAACCTGTACATCAAGTCTGCCGGACTTCCGAACAGAGTCCGACGCGAACGTACTCGTACCGGAATTCCTCGCGCGAAAGTGGATCCGCGAGCGACCCGACAGCGACGAGGTGAACGTGGAAGCGAATTTCGCTGATAGGTCGGGGCCCGTACGGCAGCATCTTACCGGGTGGCTGACGAGCTGGGTGAGGACCCTGGGCATCGACGGCTTCCGTCTCGACACAGCGAAGAATCTGGATTCGATCACCATCAGGCATCTCAAGAGTGAGGCGACGGCTGCGCTCCGCGAATGGAAGAACGCTCGACCCCAACAAGCTCTCGACGAGACGGATTTCTGGATCGTTGGAGAAGTCTTCGATCACGGTGTCGAACGCACGGAATACTTCGACAACGGACTCGACGCGGTATTCAACTTCGACTTCCAGCGCGATATTGAGCGAGGCGCGCCAATCGACTCCATCTACACCTCGTACTCGACGCTCATCGGCAACGACCCGA is a window encoding:
- a CDS encoding glycerophosphodiester phosphodiesterase; amino-acid sequence: MIRKDFDLQGHRGARGLVPENTLPAFRRAIELGVKTLELDVVISADNQVVVSHEPWFSSKFCSKPDGSPVTDEEERSLKIYSMTYDEIARFDCGSRRHVDFPEQQSQPAVKPLLRDVIVMAEELTVTLEREPVRYNIETKSRRGWEGDLHPEPSVFAGLLYAVLEEQHVLGRSTIQSFDGRTLRAARRINPAWNTSLLVSRWSARFISLKLKRLGFVPQIYSPDHRSLSTRLVRSAHRRGMLVIPWTTNTDADISRAVRLGVDGIITDYPDRARRLLEQFLVPGEA
- a CDS encoding helix-hairpin-helix domain-containing protein, whose protein sequence is MDRPVFDDEYYHERDSLFFALSSATIEPDTIIIPRADSAAVADSTYAEPDSTHTVVESGGESPQDNRIDVNRASLVELTRLPGIGPRLAERIVEYRRRHGPFRRVSDLENVSGIGPKKLESLAPLVIVRL
- the recO gene encoding DNA repair protein RecO; translated protein: MRYGESSRIATLFTREKGKLSVIARGARRTKSRFGSALMPMSYIESVIYVKPGRSLQTLSETSHLLRFPSLARDLSKISTGLRIVELLGAVVQEEERNPGLFNLALHTLQRLSLATRYTENLALHFELKLATELGFAPLIDRDSVESIEGSGGYLAVDRGTIAVGSEGHHAVRGSRKALRAFAILAASDLDTAMRLTLDAPTRRDLESLVETFMRYHLEDAYPDRSKRVMGQIAI
- a CDS encoding repressor LexA, encoding MSRRSLTPKQRDFLGYVRSFLKRNGEWPTYRDIIDHFDFRSPNSVTQNLQALFKKGYLKRDEFGYELVDRDPGPFAGAIQIRGVITAGVLQEAVEADLGQITLETLFPNLDRIFAIRVSGDSMIGADIQNGDYVLLVDEDIKDGGIGAVMYNGETSLKYIHRERDGLRLESANDEYGDIYINPDVFEEVRILGRYVGHVNQAGIFREPGKMSTRAA
- a CDS encoding alpha-amylase; its protein translation is MFWIRTAILGATLFTALPVSAPAQPFSWDNAVIYFVMTDRFSNGDTANDHAYDRGLDSAGNVIHSDSPGRFFGGDLKGLTDRVIEGYFNDLGVNVIWITSPLEQVRGWVGGETGAFPAYAYHGYWPLDFTRIDRNVGTESDLKALVTACHERGIRILMDVVLNHAGYNTLRDMHEQGFGSLGTGWEDWTPGPGEDWTAYHNRFIDYRDSTAWSSWWSGDWMRADISGYPRCGATNETTCTSSLPDFRTESDANVLVPEFLARKWIRERPDSDEVNVEANFADRSGPVRQHLTGWLTSWVRTLGIDGFRLDTAKNLDSITIRHLKSEATAALREWKNARPQQALDETDFWIVGEVFDHGVERTEYFDNGLDAVFNFDFQRDIERGAPIDSIYTSYSTLIGNDPTFNVVSFLSSHDTHLFDRDRLRDASTALMLAPGNIQIFYGDETGRAPGPIENGTSERTRTPMNWAEIDSSLLSHWQRLGRFRSRHPSIAMGLHRTLAPDPYTFSRTYGKAGTRDQVVVVIGGEGRMHLNVSKMFEDNTILRDAYTGKAAFVSYGMVAVDANDAGVILLEEVQ